Genomic window (Caldinitratiruptor microaerophilus):
CCAGGCGATGGGCGTCCGCCGGCTCGCCCACGTCGGCCCGGACCGCCACCGCGTCGGCCCCGGCGGCCCGGGCTGCGTCCACCACCTCCGCGGCTGCCGCCTCCGACCGGCGGTAGTTCACCGCCACGGCGGCGCCCGCCCGGGCGAACGCCAGGGCGATCGCCCGGCCGATTCCGCTCGACGCCCCGGTGACGACGGCCACCTGCCCCTTCAGGATCATGGCCTCACCCCATCCGCCGCGCATCGACGGGGTCCCGCGCCGCCCCGTCCTTCACGAGGCGGGTCCCCGCGCCGCCGCCCCCCTCGAGCAGGGCGATCACCTCCCGGGGTCGCCTCCCGTTCACCAGCCACGCCTCCACGTGGGGCGGGAGGACCACCGGCAGCGCCGGGTCGACCAGCCCCCGCCGCGCCGCCTCCCCCGCGCTCATCGCCGCCCCCGGCCCGTCCGTGGACTTGACCAGCACGAGGGCCGGCGTGCCCGTCGCCCCGGCCAGCCAGGCCGCCAGCGAGTCGGAGGTGACCCGCCACGAGTTCTCCAGGGGATCGACCCCCCAGAGCACGGCGGAGGGCAGCAGGACCGGCAGCCGGCCCGCCGCGGCGGCGGCGCGGGCGTCGCCGACCGAAGGCACCGCCACCGCGCCCGCCGCCCGGTCGGCCAGGAGGAGGCCGTACTGGTCCATCGCCAGGAGCGCCATCCG
Coding sequences:
- a CDS encoding amino acid kinase family protein produces the protein MTAPGAPDGSFRAVVKVGGSLAADPRTVRELVAALAALATRVALLVVPGGGPFADAVREADGRHGLGEVAAHRMALLAMDQYGLLLADRAAGAVAVPSVGDARAAAAAGRLPVLLPSAVLWGVDPLENSWRVTSDSLAAWLAGATGTPALVLVKSTDGPGAAMSAGEAARRGLVDPALPVVLPPHVEAWLVNGRRPREVIALLEGGGGAGTRLVKDGAARDPVDARRMG